In a single window of the Penaeus chinensis breed Huanghai No. 1 chromosome 4, ASM1920278v2, whole genome shotgun sequence genome:
- the LOC125025007 gene encoding cysteine-rich hydrophobic domain-containing protein 2-like → MADFDAINTIERDEEENSSSSIESYTQTPEPVIIRGAGNITVFGLSNRFCRDFPTALTGRLAPEEFAGSVSRVNTVLRKTLPVSARWLLCGCCFCLCTCGCSLWPVICLSKRTRNAIEKTLEAENTNLYHKLGLHWRLSRQRCDNSSLMEYVLVIEVIPKKDILRPD, encoded by the exons ATGGCAGATTTCGATGCCATTAACACCattgagagagacgaagaggagaattcttcctcatccatcgAGTCTTACACACAGACGCCCGAGCCAGTGATAATAAGAGGAGCAGGCAATATCACAGT ATTTGGCCTGAGTAACCGGTTTTGCCGGGACTTTCCAACGGCACTTACGGGCAGATTAGCCCCAGAGGAGTTTGCAGGCTCAGTATCCCGCGTAAATACTGTGCTCAGGAAGACTTTACCCGTGTCTGCTCGATGGCTTCTATGCGGGTGCTGCTTCTGTCTTTGTACCTGTGGTTGTTCACTCTGGCCAGTGATATGTCTTAGTAAAAGG ACTCGGAATGCTATTGAAAAGACCCTGGAAGCAGAAAACACAAACCTATATCACAAGCTTGGCCTTCACTGGAGACTTTCAAGACAAAGATGTGATAATTCGTCACTTATGGAATAT GTTCTGGTAATAGAAGTCATCCCAAAAAAGGATATTCTTCGGCCCGACTGA
- the LOC125048161 gene encoding 26S proteasome non-ATPase regulatory subunit 1-like has translation MGFITSAAGILALLDENEDQLRVFALERLNEITDTFWPEIADSIQKIEKLEENGEFPKRELAALVVSKVYFHLGSYLDSLTYALRSGPMLHQDRNQLYIDTIKVHAIDHYIKLRAQKDAKMDARLEELLNSMFKRCITDQQYRHAIGIALETHRMDWFREAIMTSDDIVGSLTYSYKIAMQYIEQRKFRDEVLEELVSLYQGLETPDYVNMCQCLIHLDKPHEVASILDKLIKNDSLKSEAMDNELMAYQIGFDLYESATQDLLSHVRQGLRTTAPVPSLLKDVDAVTSTSTTSATPAEGSTSGANEDEEMATPQAEEENADTAMSEEKTLDDLTELEKTHQNRVANLARILSGEMTIEQHLQFLIANNHTDMLILRHTKEAVRASVCHTATVIANAFMHCGTTSDQFLRDNLEWLSRATNWAKMTATASLGVIHRGHEKEALTLMQAYLPKESNSPGYAESGSLYALGLIHANHGANIIEYLLNQTKDATSDIVRHGGCLGLGLAAMGTQRTDVYEQLKYSLFQDDAVTGEAAGLAMGLVMLGSANEQAVSDMVNYARDTQHEKILRGLAQGIALTMYGQQDQADRLITELSEDKDAILRRAAMYTVAMAYCGTASTPAMKRLLHVAVSDVDNDVRRAAVEALGFLLFRSPDQIPSMVSLLSESYNPHVRYGAAMALGVACAGTGQKESLGLLEPLTNDPVNFVRQGALIASALVLIQQTESTCPKVKDFRQLYAKVIGDKHEDSIAKFGAILAQGIIDAGGRNMTISLQSRTGHTSMTSVVGMFVFTQFWYWFPLAHFLSMAFTPTCLIGLNSELKMPKMQFLSNAKPSTYGYPAPLEEKKKEVAEKVTAVLSITAKAKKKDDERKKKEQKDEKMEIDEEKEKKEKEEKEKEEKEKEKKKEEEKKKEEPTFDLLSNPARVMKPQLKVMRMAEGSRYTPVKELNIGGIILMRDMKPEDSEELVQPVPALGPKTEEETEPDPPEPFRYVDED, from the exons ATGGGATTCATCACCTCTGCCG CGGGCATCCTAGCCCTCTTGGATGAGAATGAAGATCAGTTACGAGTGTTTGCACTGGAGAGACTCAATGAGATAACAGATACTTTCTGGCCAGAAATTGCAGACTCTATCCAGAAAAT tGAAAAACTTGAAGAAAATGGCGAATTTCCAAAGCGAGAGTTGGCTGCTCTTGTTGTATCCAAAGTTTACTTTCATTTAGGATCTTATTTAGACTCTCTCACATATGCATTGAGATCAGGTCCAATGCTGCATCAGGATAGAAACCAGCTCTACATAGATACAATCAAAG TTCATGCCATTGACCATTACATCAAGCTGAGGGCACAAAAAGATGCAAAGATGGATGCCAGATTAGAAGAACTGCTCAACAGCATGTTCAAACGCTGCATCACTGACCAGCAGTACCGCCACGCCATTGGCATTGCGCTAGAAACTCACCGCATGGATTGGTTCCGAGAGGCTATCATGACTTCT GATGATATTGTTGGTAGTCTAACATACTCCTACAAGATTGCCATGCAGTACATTGAGCAGCGTAAATTCCGGGATGAAGTTCTAGAGGAGCTTGTCTCTCTGTACCAGGGCTTAGAAACTCCTGACTATGTGAACATGTGTCAGTGCTTGATCCATCTGGACAAGCCCCATGAAGTTGCTTCCATTCTTGACAAACTGATCAAAAACGACAGTCTAAAGAGTGAGGCAATG GATAATGAGTTAATGGCCTACCAGATTGGCTTTGATTTATATGAGAGTGCCACACAAGATCTCCTTTCCCACGTGCGCCAAGGCCTTCGAACCACTGCTCCAGTGCCCTCCCTCCTGAAGGATGTTGATGCCGTAACCAGTACCTCTACAACCTCAGCAACACCAGCAGAGGGTTCAACCTCAGgtgctaatgaggatgaggaaatgGCCACCCCACAAGCAGAAGAGGAGAATGCTGATACAGCCATGAGTGAAGAGAAGACATTGGATGATTTG ACTGAATTGGAGAAGACTCACCAGAACCGTGTTGCAAATCTAGCAAGAATTCTTAGTGGGGAGATGACCATTGAGCAACACCTTCAGTTTCTTATTGCCAATAACCACACTGATATGCTGATATTACGGCATACAAAAGAAGCTGTGAGAGCTTCTGTATGTCACACTGCAACTGTTATTGCAAATGCATTTATGCATTGTGGAACAACTTCTGACCAATTTTTAAG AGACAACTTGGAGTGGCTTTCACGTGCAACAAATTGGGCCAAGATGACTGCTACAGCGTCTCTTGGTGTTATTCACCGCGGACATGAAAAGGAGGCTCTTACCCTGATGCAGGCGTACTTGCCCAAAGAGTCCAACAGCCCTGGCTATGCTGAGAGTGGGTCCCTGTATGCGCTCGGACTTATTCACGCAAATCATGGTGCCAACATCATTGAATATTTGCTTAATCAGACTAAAGATGCTACGAGTGAT ATTGTCCGGCATGGTGGCTGTCTCGGACTTGGTCTTGCTGCCATGGGAACGCAGCGCACCGATGTTTACGAACAGTTGAAGTATTCTCTTTTCCAAGATGATGCTGTCACTGGAGAAGCTGCAGGTCTAGCCATGGGCCTGGTAATGTTAGGATCGGCAAATGAGCAAGCTGTGTCAGATATGGTGAATTATGCGAGGGATACACAACACGAAAAAATTCTTCGGGGATTAGCTCAGGGAATTGCATTAACAATGTATGGGCAACAGGATCAAGCAGACCGACTCATCACAGAACTTAGTGAAGATAAGGATGCTATTTTGAGACGTGCAGCAATGTACACTGTTGCAATGGCATACTGTGGCACTGCCTCAACACCTGCGATGAAAAGGCTTCTTCATGTAGCAGTctctgatgttgataatgatgtcagACGAGCAGCTGTAGAAGCTTTAGGTTTCTTGCTGTTCAGATCACCAGATCAGATCCCTAGCATGGTCTCCCTTTTGTCAGAATCTTATAACCCACATGTGCGGTATGGTGCTGCTATGGCTCTTGGAGTTGCTTGTGCTGGCACTGGGCAGAAGGAGTCTCTAGGATTGTTGGAGCCACTTACAAATGACCCAGTTAATTTTGTTCGCCAAGGAGCCCTCATTGCATCAGCTTTAGTTTTGATACAGCAGACAGAAAGCACGTGTCCAAAAGTAAAAGATTTCCGCCAGTTGTATGCGAAGGTGATTGGAGACAAACACGAGGACTCAATTGCAAAGTTTGGAGCCATTCTTGCCCAAGGAATTATTGATGCAGGTGGCCGCAACATGACCATCTCTCTCCAGTCTCGCACTGGACACACAAGCATGACCTCTGTTGTTGGTATGTTTGTCTTCACACAGTTTTGGTACTGGTTCCCATTGGCCCATTTCTTGTCAATGGCCTTTACACCTACTTGTCTTATTGGGCTGAACTCTGAGCTGAAAATGCCAAAAATGCAGTTCCTCTCCAATGCAAAGCCATCCACCTATGGATACCCAGCACCccttgaagaaaagaagaaagaagttgcAGAAAAAGTAACTGCAGTTCTGTCAATCAcagcaaaggcaaagaaaaaggatgatgaaagaaagaaaaaggagcaaaaggatgagaaaatggagatagatgaggagaaggaaaagaaagaaaaggaagaaaaagagaaagaggaaaaggagaaggagaaaaagaaggaagaagagaaaaagaaagaagagccaACCTTTGATTTACTAAGCAACCCTGCCAGAGTAATGAAACCACAACTGAAGGTGATGCGCATGGCAGAAGGCTCCCGTTACACCCCAGTGAAAGAATTGAACATCGGTGGTATCATCCTGATGAGAGACATGAAACCAGAAGACAGCGAGGAGTTGGTGCAGCCTGTCCCAGCTCTGGGGCCAAAGACTGAAGAGGAAACTGAACCAGATCCCCCAGAACCCTTCAGATATGTTGATGAGGATTAA